The following proteins come from a genomic window of Daphnia carinata strain CSIRO-1 chromosome 6, CSIRO_AGI_Dcar_HiC_V3, whole genome shotgun sequence:
- the LOC130690518 gene encoding titin-like isoform X1 — MGLQSSRSLTMVLSLYVMLMAINWTCASIQYRMFDAVNPFTFGGLRNAILHRQLQQEQASESVSWPKFIPLNQGQRNIRQFQHVAGSSSFIPLGNLEVEHRAVDHPAPIQQQYEVQNSTPAPQTESPIVYRPYTPPVPQPLPPPYISPAQQSASAPAPYNPFTAPPQPTTPAPAPYNPFTAPPQPTTPAPVTYNPYNTPPPLPTPIPTPFSPYIAPNPQPQPIPAPFPPHIAPVQQPQPAPTPFTPYSAPVQQHQPVPIPFTPYNSPAPQPTPFAPSDASGTYSKAEQIFSNHQSYQSASQPEPVANARSPYEAAETQGPYGPPEPTEQFSVFQEMARQNLISWPDNYVQQQPAQARNAQYPTPQQVEHHRSSYASSRNLNFEPSYNQFAKRSLESPPSPLDLGFPSISSTAENWNMDVDWSIFAGKRKRRSAQRPSRDHGRRKIIEDYDNIAIEGRQASETRVPAPSSRSAPSKREGSKQEYKQEYDGPYVYTQLFGPPYEVGYIRSPIPSKHVYEDYLQFVRSWSAASRDAVDDQLRANPAAAKEYSSVKYKENTPAYKETSQKDSYKEPEYKETTPAYKESAPAYKEPAPAYSEPEYKAPSFKGPSQSYKEPAYTETDYKEPAYKEPAYKDSTPAYKEPAYKESAPAYKEPEYKAPPFKGPSPSYKEPAYTETDYKEPGHKQPAYKEPAYSKEPEYKAPAYSKEPEYKEPAYSKEPEYKEPAYSKEPEYKEPAYSKEPEYKEPAYSKEPEYKEPAYSKEPEYKEPAYKEPAAAYKEPAYQAPTPAYSEPAYKEAAPAYKEPEYKDPAPAYKEPAYKEPAYNKEPEYKEPAYKEPEYKEPAYKEESYKEAPRTDRPVFRDEIHYRETPHKETAHKSAYKGETYEAPKINYHSPQSDYVAPESEFRPTSKPYEAAGPKSPVYMERDFIPIKSQAANYDTPTTTYRTTTTYNDAPLSYDILKAFEKARPSANAYPPTAVYEPVTAKYKAPEALYDSPTQGYDTVTTKYKATEAPYEAPKYEQSAYEAPKRYIETPPVRDYLPAKKYENPPARTSPSAAYYKPPNRYVEPPVHGSKYEAPAAYETPAKYSEPAYEAPKTYDAPAYPATNKPDAYAVEKVTTPAYKESYPADDYAPSGYKDDVELSSTSYQAVSKNYDNPSDDYAQPPVAYDQVKKTEESYASASYDETKKDDTYGADAGSSPSYEAPKKKHYPVIIGRYQVTDSSAFLPKKVGGGESSTGVKSVGSQVHGSNGDEYVVYYLPYGQPLPVPVRRRRHTDDSQPIYTIRRLRSLADRQRHSRKLNEERQQEQQVLTPEEVHEQFKYSFLNAKTDETSTESVEDVTRTTADVRSQEEFLSHESEPKKVQGEVISSYGDVGQDVTVSPQVDKVQDKIVSQTDIGQDEIDDTFPADGLKNESPLVDEMIVAQIEEDLTKSSVMSEIVPQTSSRPTDDKPAVEEPVGEIIIVKVPAENQDERVIVAVDEVSVTHAQVDVTDEPTAAYEEGGVANVDFVPVQQDPFTSDVSFNTKEIKKYSIYDKKKNPAIFKQSILPGLTQKPIGDIRPSETAAESKEHWNGYSTWWTKLGYRVAKHYNYE; from the exons ATGGGGCTTCAATCGTCCCGAAGC CTAACGATGGTGCTCTCACTTTACGTCATGCTGATGGCGATCAACTGGACCTGTGCGAGCATCCAGTATCGCATGTTTGATGCGGTGAATCCGTTCACCTTCGGCGGGTTACGCAACGCTATTCTACATCGCCAACTGCAACAAGAACAGGCATCAGAGAGTGTCTCCTGGCCGAAATTCATTCCGCTCAATCAAGGCCAGCGTAACATACGACAATTCCAGCACGTTGCTGGTTCATCTTCTTTCATTCCGCTAGGAAATCTGGAAGTCGAACACAGGGCGGTAGATCATCCGGCACCGATTCAGCAACAATACGAAGTTCAGAATTCAACACCTGCACCCCAGACGGAATCTCCCATTGTTTATAGGCCGTACACTCCGCCTGTTCCGCAACCCCTGCCCCCACCGTACATCTCACCCGCTCAACAGTCAGCCTCTGCCCCGGCGCCTTACAATCCATTTACTGCTCCTCCTCAGCCAACGACTCCTGCCCCGGCGCCTTACAATCCATTTACTGCTCCTCCTCAGCCAACGACTCCTGCCCCGGTAACTTACAACCCTTACAACACGCCTCCTCCGCTGCCTACACCCATCCCAACACCTTTCTCCCCATACATCGCCCCTAACCCGCAACCTCAACCCATTCCGGCCCCTTTCCCCCCGCACATTGCCCCGGTTCAACAACCTCAACCCGCTCCAACACCTTTCACCCCATACAGTGCCCCGGTTCAACAGCATCAACCCGTTCCAATCCCATTCACCCCGTACAACTCCCCCGCCCCACAGCCAACACCATTTGCTCCCAGCGACGCGTCTGGAACGTACTCTAAAGCCgaacaaatattttcaaaccACCAATCCTATCAATCCGCCTCCCAACCCGAACCGGTAGCAAATGCCCGATCGCCCTACGAAGCTGCCGAAACGCAAGGACCTTACGGGCCACCCGAACCGACGGAACAATTTTCCGTGTTCCAGGAAATGGCTCGCCAAAATTTGATCAGCTGGCCAGACAACTACGTCCAACAGCAGCCGGCCCAAGCCCGCAATGCGCAATACCCAACACCGCAGCAGGTTGAACATCATCGCAGTTCTTACGCGTCGTCGAGAAACCTCAACTTTGAACCTTCGTACAACCAATTCGCCAAACGCTCGTTGGAATCGCCACCATCCCCGCTCGATTTGGGTTTCCCTTCGATCAGTAGCACCGCAGAAAACTGGAACATGGATGTCGATTGGTCCATCTTTGCGGGCAAAAGAAAGCGTCGGTCAGCCCAACGACCATCTCGCGACCACGGCCGCCGAAAGATCATTGAAGATTACGACAACATCGCTATCGAAGGAAGACAAGCGTCCGAGACCCGCGTTCCAGCACCATCGTCTCGTTCAGCACCAAGCAAGCGTGAAGGAAGCAAACAAGAATACAAACAAGAATACGACGGCCCTTACGTTTACACGCAACTATTCGGTCCG CCTTACGAAGTAGGTTACATCAGGAGCCCCATTCCATCGAAACACGTTTACGAGGATTATCTGCAATTCGTTCGATCGTGGAGCGCGGCTAGTCGAGATGCCGTCGATGATCAGCTGAGAGCTAATCCGGCTGCCGCAAAGGAGTACTCCTCAGTTAAATACAAGGAAAATACTCCGGCTTACAAAGAGACGTCTCAAAAGGACAGTTACAAAGAGCCGGAATACAAAGAAACTACACCGGCCTACAAAGAATCTGCACCGGCTTATAAGGAACCTGCCCCGGCTTACAGCGAACCCGAATACAAAGCCCCATCGTTCAAGGGACCATCGCAATCTTACAAGGAGCCGGCATACACGGAAACCGACTACAAGGAGCCAGCTTACAAAGAGCCCGCATACAAGGATTCAACTCCAGCTTACAAGGAGCCTGCGTACAAGGAATCCGCACCGGCTTACAAGGAGCCCGAATACAAAGCCCCACCTTTCAAGGGACCTTCTCCATCTTACAAGGAGCCAGCCTACACGGAGACGGACTATAAGGAGCCTGGACACAAGCAACCCGCCTACAAGGAGCCCGCCTACAGCAAGGAACCCGAATACAAGGCGCCCGCCTACAGCAAGGAACCCGAATACAAGGAGCCCGCCTACAGCAAGGAACCCGAATACAAGGAGCCCGCCTACAGTAAAGAACCCGAATACAAGGAGCCCGCCTACAGTAAAGAACCCGAATACAAGGAGCCCGCCTACAGTAAAGAACCCGAATACAAGGAGCCCGCCTACAGTAAAGAACCTGAGTACAAAGAGCCAGCCTACAAGGAGCCAGCCGCCGCTTACAAAGAACCTGCCTACCAAGCGCCTACCCCCGCATACAGCGAACCGGCGTACAAAGAGGCAGCACCTGCCTACAAAGAACCCGAATACAAGGATCCAGCTCCAGCGTACAAGGAACCCGCCTACAAGGAGCCGGCCTACAACAAGGAACCCGAATACAAAGAACCCGCCTACAAAGAGCCTGAATACAAAGAGCCTGCTTACAAAGAAGAATCTTACAAGGAGGCCCCTCGCACGGATAGGCCGGTTTTCAGGGACGAGATTCACTATAGAGAAACACCTCACAAAGAGACGGCCCACAAATCAGCCTACAAAGGAGAGACCTACGAGGCCCCCAAGATCAACTATCACTCGCCACAGTCCGACTACGTCGCTCCTGAAAGTGAATTCAGACCGACGAGCAAACCGTACGAGGCCGCCGGTCCCAAATCGCCCGTCTACATGGAACGTGATTTCATTCCCATCAAAAGCCAAGCAGCAAATTACGACACGCCCACCACTACATACCGCACGACTACTACTTACAATGATGCTCCTCTCTCTTACGATATCTTGAAAGCATTTGAGAAAGCTCGTCCATCTGCTAACGCATACCCACCGACCGCCGTTTACGAACCGGTCACTGCCAAATACAAAGCTCCCGAAGCATTGTACGATTCACCTACCCAGGGTTACGACACTGTTACTACGAAATACAAGGCAACGGAAGCACCGTACGAAGCACCGAAATACGAGCAGTCAGCTTACGAGGCTCCTAAACGTTACATCGAAACGCCACCCGTTCGTGATTATTTGCCAGCCAAGAAATACGAGAATCCTCCAGCACGGACCTCGCCCTCTGCCGCATATTACAAACCTCCAAACAGGTACGTCGAGCCACCTGTTCATGGATCGAAATACGAAGCACCGGCAGCCTATGAAACCCCCGCAAAATACTCTGAACCGGCCTATGAAGCTCCTAAAACTTACGATGCTCCTGCATATCCGGCTACGAACAAACCGGATGCTTACGCTGTCGAAAAAGTAACGACTCCGGCTTACAAGGAAAGTTATCCGGCCGACGATTACGCTCCTAGTGGCTACAAAGATGATGTCGAATTGTCCAGCACAAGTTACCAGGCCGTGTCGAAAAATTACGATAATCCCAGTGACGATTACGCTCAACCGCCAGTGGCTTACGatcaagtgaaaaaaacagaagaatctTACGCTTCAGCTTCGTACGATGAGACTAAGAAGGATGACACTTACGGAGCGGATGCTGGATCATCACCCTCATACGAGGCtcccaaaaagaaacattatcCAGTCATTATCGGTCGCTATCAAGTAACTGATTCTAGTGCCTTCCTGCCCAAAAAGGTGGGCGGAGGTGAAAGTAGCACCGGTGTGAAATCAGTCGGATCGCAAGTGCATGGATCGAATGGAGATGAATACGTGGTTTATTACTTACCCTATGGTCAGCCTCTCCCCGTTCCAGTGCGAAGGCGCAGACACACAGACGACAGCCAACCAATCTACACCATCCGGCGCTTGAGGAGCTTGGCTGATAGACAACGTCATTCACGCAAGTTGAACGAAGAACGTCAACAG GAGCAACAAGTTCTTACCCCGGAAGAAGTCCACGAACAATTCAAGTATTCTTTTCTAAATGCCAAAACGGATGAAACTTCGACTGAATCCGTAGAAGATGTCACTCGAACAACAGCCGATGTTCGATCGCAAGAAGAGTTTCTTTCACACGAGAGTGAGCCGAAAAAGGTACAGGGTGAAGTTATTTCATCGTATGGTGACGTTGGACAGGACGTGACAGTTTCACCACAGGTTGACAAAGTACAGGACAAAATTGTTTCACAAACTGACATTGGACAGGACGAAATC GATGACACTTTTCCAGCAGATGGCCTGAAAAACGAGTCACCCTTAGTTGATGAGATGATAGTGGCCCAAATCGAAGAGGACTTGACTAAATCTTCAGTGATGTCTGAGATTGTACCACAGACTTCGTCAAGGCCCACTGATGATAAGCCAGCTGTTGAAGAACCTGTAGGAGAAATCATCATCGTCAAAGTACCAGCAGAAAATCAAGACGAACGTGTTATTGTAGCTGTTGATGAAGTTAGCGTTACCCATGCCCAAGTCGACGTGACTGATGAACCTACAGCAGCTTACGAAGAAGGTGGCGTTGCCAATGTCGACTTCGTCCCAGTGCAGCAGGATCCATTCACTTCGGATGTATCTTTTAATaccaaagaaatcaaaaagtaTTCTATCtacgataagaaaaagaatccaGCAATCTTCAAACAATCAATTTTGCCTGGCTTAACTCAAAAGCCCATCGGTGACATTCGACCTTCTGA
- the LOC130690518 gene encoding adhesive plaque matrix protein-like isoform X3: MGLQSSRSLTMVLSLYVMLMAINWTCASIQYRMFDAVNPFTFGGLRNAILHRQLQQEQASESVSWPKFIPLNQGQRNIRQFQHVAGSSSFIPLGNLEVEHRAVDHPAPIQQQYEVQNSTPAPQTESPIVYRPYTPPVPQPLPPPYISPAQQSASAPAPYNPFTAPPQPTTPAPAPYNPFTAPPQPTTPAPVTYNPYNTPPPLPTPIPTPFSPYIAPNPQPQPIPAPFPPHIAPVQQPQPAPTPFTPYSAPVQQHQPVPIPFTPYNSPAPQPTPFAPSDASGTYSKAEQIFSNHQSYQSASQPEPVANARSPYEAAETQGPYGPPEPTEQFSVFQEMARQNLISWPDNYVQQQPAQARNAQYPTPQQVEHHRSSYASSRNLNFEPSYNQFAKRSLESPPSPLDLGFPSISSTAENWNMDVDWSIFAGKRKRRSAQRPSRDHGRRKIIEDYDNIAIEGRQASETRVPAPSSRSAPSKREGSKQEYKQEYDGPYVYTQLFGPPYEVGYIRSPIPSKHVYEDYLQFVRSWSAASRDAVDDQLRANPAAAKEYSSVKYKENTPAYKETSQKDSYKEPEYKETTPAYKESAPAYKEPAPAYSEPEYKAPSFKGPSQSYKEPAYTETDYKEPAYKEPAYKDSTPAYKEPAYKESAPAYKEPEYKAPPFKGPSPSYKEPAYTETDYKEPGHKQPAYKEPEYKEPAYKEESYKEAPRTDRPVFRDEIHYRETPHKETAHKSAYKGETYEAPKINYHSPQSDYVAPESEFRPTSKPYEAAGPKSPVYMERDFIPIKSQAANYDTPTTTYRTTTTYNDAPLSYDILKAFEKARPSANAYPPTAVYEPVTAKYKAPEALYDSPTQGYDTVTTKYKATEAPYEAPKYEQSAYEAPKRYIETPPVRDYLPAKKYENPPARTSPSAAYYKPPNRYVEPPVHGSKYEAPAAYETPAKYSEPAYEAPKTYDAPAYPATNKPDAYAVEKVTTPAYKESYPADDYAPSGYKDDVELSSTSYQAVSKNYDNPSDDYAQPPVAYDQVKKTEESYASASYDETKKDDTYGADAGSSPSYEAPKKKHYPVIIGRYQVTDSSAFLPKKVGGGESSTGVKSVGSQVHGSNGDEYVVYYLPYGQPLPVPVRRRRHTDDSQPIYTIRRLRSLADRQRHSRKLNEERQQEQQVLTPEEVHEQFKYSFLNAKTDETSTESVEDVTRTTADVRSQEEFLSHESEPKKVQGEVISSYGDVGQDVTVSPQVDKVQDKIVSQTDIGQDEIDDTFPADGLKNESPLVDEMIVAQIEEDLTKSSVMSEIVPQTSSRPTDDKPAVEEPVGEIIIVKVPAENQDERVIVAVDEVSVTHAQVDVTDEPTAAYEEGGVANVDFVPVQQDPFTSDVSFNTKEIKKYSIYDKKKNPAIFKQSILPGLTQKPIGDIRPSETAAESKEHWNGYSTWWTKLGYRVAKHYNYE; the protein is encoded by the exons ATGGGGCTTCAATCGTCCCGAAGC CTAACGATGGTGCTCTCACTTTACGTCATGCTGATGGCGATCAACTGGACCTGTGCGAGCATCCAGTATCGCATGTTTGATGCGGTGAATCCGTTCACCTTCGGCGGGTTACGCAACGCTATTCTACATCGCCAACTGCAACAAGAACAGGCATCAGAGAGTGTCTCCTGGCCGAAATTCATTCCGCTCAATCAAGGCCAGCGTAACATACGACAATTCCAGCACGTTGCTGGTTCATCTTCTTTCATTCCGCTAGGAAATCTGGAAGTCGAACACAGGGCGGTAGATCATCCGGCACCGATTCAGCAACAATACGAAGTTCAGAATTCAACACCTGCACCCCAGACGGAATCTCCCATTGTTTATAGGCCGTACACTCCGCCTGTTCCGCAACCCCTGCCCCCACCGTACATCTCACCCGCTCAACAGTCAGCCTCTGCCCCGGCGCCTTACAATCCATTTACTGCTCCTCCTCAGCCAACGACTCCTGCCCCGGCGCCTTACAATCCATTTACTGCTCCTCCTCAGCCAACGACTCCTGCCCCGGTAACTTACAACCCTTACAACACGCCTCCTCCGCTGCCTACACCCATCCCAACACCTTTCTCCCCATACATCGCCCCTAACCCGCAACCTCAACCCATTCCGGCCCCTTTCCCCCCGCACATTGCCCCGGTTCAACAACCTCAACCCGCTCCAACACCTTTCACCCCATACAGTGCCCCGGTTCAACAGCATCAACCCGTTCCAATCCCATTCACCCCGTACAACTCCCCCGCCCCACAGCCAACACCATTTGCTCCCAGCGACGCGTCTGGAACGTACTCTAAAGCCgaacaaatattttcaaaccACCAATCCTATCAATCCGCCTCCCAACCCGAACCGGTAGCAAATGCCCGATCGCCCTACGAAGCTGCCGAAACGCAAGGACCTTACGGGCCACCCGAACCGACGGAACAATTTTCCGTGTTCCAGGAAATGGCTCGCCAAAATTTGATCAGCTGGCCAGACAACTACGTCCAACAGCAGCCGGCCCAAGCCCGCAATGCGCAATACCCAACACCGCAGCAGGTTGAACATCATCGCAGTTCTTACGCGTCGTCGAGAAACCTCAACTTTGAACCTTCGTACAACCAATTCGCCAAACGCTCGTTGGAATCGCCACCATCCCCGCTCGATTTGGGTTTCCCTTCGATCAGTAGCACCGCAGAAAACTGGAACATGGATGTCGATTGGTCCATCTTTGCGGGCAAAAGAAAGCGTCGGTCAGCCCAACGACCATCTCGCGACCACGGCCGCCGAAAGATCATTGAAGATTACGACAACATCGCTATCGAAGGAAGACAAGCGTCCGAGACCCGCGTTCCAGCACCATCGTCTCGTTCAGCACCAAGCAAGCGTGAAGGAAGCAAACAAGAATACAAACAAGAATACGACGGCCCTTACGTTTACACGCAACTATTCGGTCCG CCTTACGAAGTAGGTTACATCAGGAGCCCCATTCCATCGAAACACGTTTACGAGGATTATCTGCAATTCGTTCGATCGTGGAGCGCGGCTAGTCGAGATGCCGTCGATGATCAGCTGAGAGCTAATCCGGCTGCCGCAAAGGAGTACTCCTCAGTTAAATACAAGGAAAATACTCCGGCTTACAAAGAGACGTCTCAAAAGGACAGTTACAAAGAGCCGGAATACAAAGAAACTACACCGGCCTACAAAGAATCTGCACCGGCTTATAAGGAACCTGCCCCGGCTTACAGCGAACCCGAATACAAAGCCCCATCGTTCAAGGGACCATCGCAATCTTACAAGGAGCCGGCATACACGGAAACCGACTACAAGGAGCCAGCTTACAAAGAGCCCGCATACAAGGATTCAACTCCAGCTTACAAGGAGCCTGCGTACAAGGAATCCGCACCGGCTTACAAGGAGCCCGAATACAAAGCCCCACCTTTCAAGGGACCTTCTCCATCTTACAAGGAGCCAGCCTACACGGAGACGGACTATAAGGAGCCTGGACACAAGCAACCCGC CTACAAAGAGCCTGAATACAAAGAGCCTGCTTACAAAGAAGAATCTTACAAGGAGGCCCCTCGCACGGATAGGCCGGTTTTCAGGGACGAGATTCACTATAGAGAAACACCTCACAAAGAGACGGCCCACAAATCAGCCTACAAAGGAGAGACCTACGAGGCCCCCAAGATCAACTATCACTCGCCACAGTCCGACTACGTCGCTCCTGAAAGTGAATTCAGACCGACGAGCAAACCGTACGAGGCCGCCGGTCCCAAATCGCCCGTCTACATGGAACGTGATTTCATTCCCATCAAAAGCCAAGCAGCAAATTACGACACGCCCACCACTACATACCGCACGACTACTACTTACAATGATGCTCCTCTCTCTTACGATATCTTGAAAGCATTTGAGAAAGCTCGTCCATCTGCTAACGCATACCCACCGACCGCCGTTTACGAACCGGTCACTGCCAAATACAAAGCTCCCGAAGCATTGTACGATTCACCTACCCAGGGTTACGACACTGTTACTACGAAATACAAGGCAACGGAAGCACCGTACGAAGCACCGAAATACGAGCAGTCAGCTTACGAGGCTCCTAAACGTTACATCGAAACGCCACCCGTTCGTGATTATTTGCCAGCCAAGAAATACGAGAATCCTCCAGCACGGACCTCGCCCTCTGCCGCATATTACAAACCTCCAAACAGGTACGTCGAGCCACCTGTTCATGGATCGAAATACGAAGCACCGGCAGCCTATGAAACCCCCGCAAAATACTCTGAACCGGCCTATGAAGCTCCTAAAACTTACGATGCTCCTGCATATCCGGCTACGAACAAACCGGATGCTTACGCTGTCGAAAAAGTAACGACTCCGGCTTACAAGGAAAGTTATCCGGCCGACGATTACGCTCCTAGTGGCTACAAAGATGATGTCGAATTGTCCAGCACAAGTTACCAGGCCGTGTCGAAAAATTACGATAATCCCAGTGACGATTACGCTCAACCGCCAGTGGCTTACGatcaagtgaaaaaaacagaagaatctTACGCTTCAGCTTCGTACGATGAGACTAAGAAGGATGACACTTACGGAGCGGATGCTGGATCATCACCCTCATACGAGGCtcccaaaaagaaacattatcCAGTCATTATCGGTCGCTATCAAGTAACTGATTCTAGTGCCTTCCTGCCCAAAAAGGTGGGCGGAGGTGAAAGTAGCACCGGTGTGAAATCAGTCGGATCGCAAGTGCATGGATCGAATGGAGATGAATACGTGGTTTATTACTTACCCTATGGTCAGCCTCTCCCCGTTCCAGTGCGAAGGCGCAGACACACAGACGACAGCCAACCAATCTACACCATCCGGCGCTTGAGGAGCTTGGCTGATAGACAACGTCATTCACGCAAGTTGAACGAAGAACGTCAACAG GAGCAACAAGTTCTTACCCCGGAAGAAGTCCACGAACAATTCAAGTATTCTTTTCTAAATGCCAAAACGGATGAAACTTCGACTGAATCCGTAGAAGATGTCACTCGAACAACAGCCGATGTTCGATCGCAAGAAGAGTTTCTTTCACACGAGAGTGAGCCGAAAAAGGTACAGGGTGAAGTTATTTCATCGTATGGTGACGTTGGACAGGACGTGACAGTTTCACCACAGGTTGACAAAGTACAGGACAAAATTGTTTCACAAACTGACATTGGACAGGACGAAATC GATGACACTTTTCCAGCAGATGGCCTGAAAAACGAGTCACCCTTAGTTGATGAGATGATAGTGGCCCAAATCGAAGAGGACTTGACTAAATCTTCAGTGATGTCTGAGATTGTACCACAGACTTCGTCAAGGCCCACTGATGATAAGCCAGCTGTTGAAGAACCTGTAGGAGAAATCATCATCGTCAAAGTACCAGCAGAAAATCAAGACGAACGTGTTATTGTAGCTGTTGATGAAGTTAGCGTTACCCATGCCCAAGTCGACGTGACTGATGAACCTACAGCAGCTTACGAAGAAGGTGGCGTTGCCAATGTCGACTTCGTCCCAGTGCAGCAGGATCCATTCACTTCGGATGTATCTTTTAATaccaaagaaatcaaaaagtaTTCTATCtacgataagaaaaagaatccaGCAATCTTCAAACAATCAATTTTGCCTGGCTTAACTCAAAAGCCCATCGGTGACATTCGACCTTCTGA